Proteins co-encoded in one Malus sylvestris chromosome 7, drMalSylv7.2, whole genome shotgun sequence genomic window:
- the LOC126628681 gene encoding O-fucosyltransferase 20-like, giving the protein MAKSENNSTTKKLSYISVPSQIINSLSSSSLQSLLVSAKKSSRSKSSRCLSWLSNYRTPKFWVFFLFLFGIFGMLKLGFNLYRFVPYSPYPCSTTQLQDLVSNRYSKSHMGFASNGENSNQVEVLSESQPLISSGVLQSEVGVEPNSGKVGEEADGSEFWKQPDGLGYRPCLDLTTKYKRASEGIVKDRTKYLLVMVSGGMNQQRNQIVDAVVIARILGAALVVPILQVNVIWGDKSEFSDIFDLKHFKEVLADDVRIVSALPSTHRMTSPVEVNQIPLHASPNWIRSHYHKRIKRERVLLLGGLDSKLSKDLPSDLQKLRCKVAFHALRFAPPILGFGNKLAERVRNKGPYLALHLRMEKDVWVRTGCLPGLSPEYDEIVYNERIQRPELLTGRSNMTYHERKLAGHCPLKALEVTRLLKALGAPKSARIYWAGGQPFGGKEALLPLIEEFPHFYNKEDLALPGELEPFANRASVMAAIDYIVSENSDVFMPSHGGNMGRIMQGQRAYAGHKKYITPDKRHMLPYFLNSSLPEAEFNRIIKELHRDSLGQPDLRSSRVGKDVTKYPIPECMCNDTNTHSYM; this is encoded by the exons ATGGCGAAGTCGGAGAACAACAGCACCACCAAGAAGCTTTCTTACATTTCAGTCCCTTCTCAGATTATCAACTCTCTGTCTTCCTCTTCTCTGCAATCGCTCCTCGTTTCTGCCAAGAAATCTTCAAGGAGCAAAAGCAGCCGCTGCTTGAGCTGGCTCAGCAACTACAGGACCCCAAAGTTCTGggttttcttcctcttcctctttggAATTTTTGGGATGCTGAAGCTGGGATTCAATCTCTACCGTTTCGTCCCGTACTCTCCATACCCATGTTCCACAACTCAGCTCCAGGACTTGGTCTCCAATAGGTACTCAAAATCACACATGGGTTTTGCTTCAAACGGTGAAAACAGCAACCAAGTCGAGGTTTTGAGCGAATCCCAGCCGTTGATTTCGAGTGGGGTTTTGCAATCAGAGGTGGGGGTTGAGCCAAACAGTGGGAAGGTCGGAGAGGAAGCTGATGGGAGTGAGTTTTGGAAGCAGCCGGATGGTTTGGGGTATCGGCCGTGCTTGGATTTGACGACGAAGTATAAGAGAGCTAGTGAGGGGATAGTGAAGGACAGGACTAAATACCTGCTTGTTATGGTTTCTGGTGGGATGAACCAGCAGAGGAATCAGATTGTCGATGCTGTCGTTATTGCCAGGATTCTTGGAGCTGCTCTGGTGGTTCCTATTTTGCAAGTTAATGTCATCTGGGGAGATAAAAG TGAATTTTCTGATATATTTGATTTGAAGCACTTTAAGGAAGTTCTTGCTGACGATGTTCGTATAGTTTCTGCACTACCATCGACGCATAGAATGACGAGTCCAGTGGAGGTGAACCAGATTCCTCTACATGCTTCGCCTAATTGGATTCGGTCGCATTATCACAAGAGG ATTAAAAGAGAAAGGGTTCTGCTTCTAGGAGGCTTGGATTCAAAGCTCTCTAAGGATCTTCCCTCTGATCTTCAAAAGCTTCGATGCAAG GTTGCTTTTCATGCATTGAGGTTTGCTCCTCCAATTTTGGGATTTGGTAACAAGCTTGCAGAGAGGGTGCGCAATAAGGGTCCATACCTTGCGCTTCATTTAAGAATGGAGAAGGACGTATGGGTGAGGACCGGTTGTCTTCCTGGTTTGAGTCCTGAATATGATGAGATAGTTTACAATGAGAGGATACAGCGGCCAGAGCTCCTAACTGGAAGATCAAACATGACTTACCATGAAAGAAAACTTGCAGGTCACTGCCCCTTGAAAGCCTTGGAGGTGACCAG GTTGCTTAAAGCTCTTGGAGCTCCAAAAAGTGCAAGAATATATTGGGCTGGCGGGCAGCCTTTTGGTGGAAAAGAAGCCTTACTACCGTTAATCGAAGAATTTCCCCATTTTTACAATAAGGAAGATCTTGCTTTGCCTGGTGAACTAGAACCTTTTGCAAACAGAGCTTCTGTCATGGCTGCCATTGATTATATAGTTTCCGAGAATAGTGATGTCTTCATGCCTTCTCATGGGGGAAATATGGGCCGTATTATGCAg GGACAACGTGCCTATGCTGGCCACAAGAAGTATATAACCCCAGACAAGAGACATATGCTTCCGTACTTTCTGAACTCTTCTCTCCCTGAAGCAGAGTTCAATAGGATCATAAAGGAATTGCACAGAGATTCCTTAGGACAGCCAGACCTCAGGAGTAGTAGAGTTGGAAAAGATGTCACAAAGTACCCCATTCCGGAGTGCATGTGCAATGATACTAATACTCATTCGTACATGTGA